From Streptomyces sp. CMB-StM0423, a single genomic window includes:
- the sufB gene encoding Fe-S cluster assembly protein SufB, whose protein sequence is MTAPIETASPEHPELEGLGRYEYGWADSDAAGAAAKRGLSEDVVRDISGKKSEPDWMLKTRLKGLRLFGKKPMPTWGSDLSGIDFDNIKYFVRSTEKQAQSWEDLPEDIKNTYDKLGIPEAEKQRLVAGVAAQYESEVVYHQIREDLEEQGVVFLDTDTALKQHPELFKEYYGTVIPPGDNKFASLNTAVWSGGSFIYVPKGVHVEIPLQAYFRINTENMGQFERTLIIVDEGAYVHYVEGCTAPIYQSDSLHSAVVEIIVKKNARCRYTTIQNWSNNVYNLVTKRAVAYEGATMEWVDGNIGSKVTMKYPAIYLMGEHAKGETLSVAFAGEGQHQDAGAKMVHMAPNTSSNIVSKSVARGGGRTSYRGLIEIGEGAENSKSNVLCDALLVDTISRSDTYPYVDVREDDVTMGHEATVSKVSDDQLFYLMQRGLSEDEAMAMIVRGFVEPIAKELPMEYALELNRLIELQMEGAVG, encoded by the coding sequence ATGACTGCGCCCATCGAGACCGCTTCCCCGGAGCATCCCGAGCTCGAAGGTCTGGGACGCTACGAGTACGGCTGGGCCGACTCGGACGCGGCCGGCGCCGCCGCGAAGCGCGGCCTGTCCGAGGACGTCGTCCGGGACATCTCAGGCAAGAAGTCCGAGCCCGACTGGATGCTGAAGACCCGGCTCAAGGGCCTGCGGCTCTTCGGCAAGAAGCCCATGCCCACCTGGGGCTCCGACCTCTCCGGCATCGACTTCGACAACATCAAGTACTTCGTCAGGTCCACCGAGAAGCAGGCCCAGTCCTGGGAGGACCTGCCGGAGGACATCAAGAACACCTACGACAAGCTCGGCATCCCCGAGGCGGAGAAGCAGCGCCTGGTCGCCGGCGTCGCCGCGCAGTACGAGTCGGAGGTCGTCTACCACCAGATCCGCGAGGACCTGGAGGAGCAGGGCGTCGTCTTCCTGGACACCGACACCGCGCTCAAGCAGCACCCGGAGCTGTTCAAGGAGTACTACGGCACGGTCATCCCGCCCGGTGACAACAAGTTCGCCTCCCTCAACACCGCGGTGTGGTCCGGCGGCTCGTTCATCTACGTCCCCAAGGGCGTGCACGTCGAGATCCCGCTGCAGGCGTACTTCCGGATCAACACCGAGAACATGGGCCAGTTCGAGCGGACGCTGATCATCGTCGACGAGGGCGCGTACGTGCACTACGTCGAGGGCTGCACCGCGCCGATCTACCAGTCGGACTCGCTGCACTCCGCGGTCGTCGAGATCATCGTGAAGAAGAACGCCCGCTGCCGGTACACGACGATCCAGAACTGGTCGAACAACGTGTACAACCTGGTCACCAAGCGCGCGGTGGCCTACGAGGGCGCGACCATGGAGTGGGTCGACGGCAACATCGGCTCCAAGGTCACCATGAAGTACCCGGCGATCTACCTGATGGGTGAGCACGCCAAGGGCGAGACGCTGTCCGTCGCCTTCGCCGGCGAGGGCCAGCACCAGGACGCCGGCGCCAAGATGGTGCACATGGCGCCGAACACGTCGTCCAACATCGTCTCCAAGTCGGTGGCGCGGGGCGGCGGGCGGACCTCGTACCGCGGCCTGATCGAGATCGGCGAGGGCGCGGAGAACTCGAAGTCCAACGTCCTCTGCGACGCCCTGCTGGTCGACACGATCTCCCGCTCGGACACCTACCCGTACGTCGACGTCCGCGAGGACGACGTGACGATGGGCCACGAGGCGACCGTCTCCAAGGTCAGCGACGACCAGCTCTTCTACCTGATGCAGCGCGGCCTGTCCGAGGACGAGGCGATGGCGATGATCGTCCGCGGCTTCGTCGAGCCGATCGCCAAGGAACTGCCGATGGAGTACGCGCTGGAGCTCAACCGGCTGATCGAGCTGCAGATGGAGGGCGCGGTCGGCTAG
- the tkt gene encoding transketolase: protein MSTQPTTDFGWNELDDRAVDTARVLAMDAVQKVGNGHPGTAMSLAPAAYTLFQKVMRHDPADPQWTGRDRFVLSAGHSSLTLYTQLYLGGFGLELADLEAFRTWGSKTPGHPEYGHTAGVETTTGPLGQGVANAVGMAMSARYERGLFDPDAPAGTSPFDHHIWVVAGDGCLQEGISHEASSLAGHQKLGNLILLWDDNHISIEGDTAAAVSEDTVARYEAYGWHVQRVAQKPNGDLDPEALYRAFQEAKAVTDRPSFIAARSIIAWPAPNAQNTEAAHGSALGAEEVAATKRVLGFDPEQHFEVDEGVLAHARGLGTRGAVAHAEWDKRFAAWRQANPERAAEFDRIRAGELPTGWADKLPSFPAGKAVATRKASGEVLKALGPVVPELWGGSADLAGSNNTTIPGSTSFLPADNPLSDADPYGRTVHNGIREHAMAAAMNGITLHGNTRVYGGTFLVFSDYMRNAVRLSALMHLPVTYVWTHDSIGLGEDGPTHQPVEHLTSLRAIPGLNVVRPADANETVIAWREILRRYTKEYGVGAPHGLALTRQGVPTYEANDDTARGGYVMFEAEGPGGEEAEPQVVLIGTGSEVQLAVAAREQLQAEGVPTRVVSMPSVEWFDEQPREYRNAVLPPAVKARVAVEAGVGMTWQRFVGDAGRVVSLEHFGASADYKVLFREYGLTADAVADAARESLRAGSR from the coding sequence GTGAGCACGCAGCCGACCACCGACTTCGGGTGGAACGAACTGGACGACCGCGCGGTGGACACCGCACGCGTCCTGGCCATGGACGCCGTACAGAAGGTCGGCAACGGCCACCCCGGCACGGCGATGAGCCTGGCCCCCGCCGCGTACACGCTCTTCCAGAAGGTGATGCGGCACGACCCCGCCGACCCGCAGTGGACCGGCCGGGACCGCTTCGTCCTCTCCGCGGGCCACTCCAGCCTGACCCTGTACACCCAGCTCTACCTGGGCGGGTTCGGCCTTGAGCTGGCCGATCTTGAGGCGTTCCGCACCTGGGGCTCCAAGACCCCCGGGCACCCCGAGTACGGGCACACCGCCGGCGTCGAGACGACCACCGGGCCGCTCGGCCAGGGCGTCGCCAACGCCGTCGGCATGGCGATGTCCGCGCGCTACGAGCGCGGCCTCTTCGACCCCGACGCCCCCGCCGGCACCTCCCCGTTCGACCACCACATCTGGGTGGTCGCGGGCGACGGCTGCCTCCAGGAGGGCATCTCGCACGAGGCGTCCTCGCTGGCCGGCCACCAGAAGCTGGGCAACCTCATACTCCTCTGGGACGACAACCACATCTCCATCGAGGGCGACACCGCCGCCGCCGTCTCCGAGGACACCGTCGCGCGCTACGAGGCGTACGGCTGGCACGTCCAGCGCGTCGCGCAGAAGCCGAACGGCGACCTCGACCCCGAAGCGCTGTACCGGGCGTTCCAGGAGGCCAAGGCCGTCACCGACCGGCCGTCGTTCATCGCGGCCCGCTCGATCATCGCCTGGCCGGCGCCGAACGCGCAGAACACCGAGGCCGCGCACGGCTCGGCCCTGGGCGCGGAGGAGGTCGCCGCGACCAAGCGGGTCCTCGGCTTCGACCCCGAGCAGCACTTCGAGGTCGACGAGGGCGTGCTCGCGCACGCCCGCGGGCTGGGCACGCGCGGCGCCGTGGCGCACGCCGAGTGGGACAAGCGCTTCGCCGCCTGGCGGCAGGCCAACCCCGAGCGCGCCGCCGAGTTCGACCGGATCCGGGCGGGCGAACTGCCCACGGGCTGGGCGGACAAGCTGCCGTCGTTCCCGGCCGGCAAGGCCGTCGCCACCCGCAAGGCGTCGGGCGAGGTGCTGAAGGCACTCGGCCCGGTGGTGCCGGAACTGTGGGGCGGCTCGGCCGACCTCGCCGGGTCCAACAACACCACCATCCCCGGCTCGACCTCGTTCCTGCCCGCCGACAACCCGCTGTCCGACGCCGACCCGTACGGCAGGACCGTCCACAACGGGATCCGCGAGCACGCCATGGCCGCGGCCATGAACGGCATCACGCTGCACGGCAACACCCGCGTCTACGGCGGTACGTTCCTGGTCTTCTCCGACTACATGCGCAACGCGGTGCGGCTGTCGGCGCTGATGCACCTGCCGGTGACGTACGTGTGGACGCACGACTCCATCGGCCTCGGCGAGGACGGCCCGACCCACCAGCCGGTCGAGCACCTGACGAGCCTGCGCGCGATCCCCGGGCTGAACGTGGTCCGCCCGGCGGACGCCAACGAGACGGTCATCGCCTGGCGGGAGATCCTGCGCCGCTACACCAAGGAGTACGGCGTCGGCGCCCCGCACGGCCTGGCGCTGACCCGCCAGGGCGTGCCGACGTACGAGGCCAACGACGACACCGCCCGCGGCGGCTACGTGATGTTCGAGGCCGAGGGCCCCGGCGGCGAGGAAGCCGAGCCGCAGGTCGTCCTCATCGGCACCGGCTCCGAGGTGCAGCTCGCGGTCGCCGCCCGCGAGCAGTTGCAGGCGGAGGGCGTGCCGACGCGGGTGGTCTCCATGCCGTCCGTGGAGTGGTTCGACGAGCAGCCGCGGGAGTACCGCAACGCGGTGCTGCCGCCCGCGGTCAAGGCCCGGGTGGCGGTCGAGGCCGGCGTCGGGATGACGTGGCAGCGCTTCGTCGGGGACGCCGGACGCGTCGTCTCCCTGGAGCACTTCGGCGCCTCCGCCGACTACAAGGTCCTGTTCCGCGAATACGGGCTCACCGCCGACGCCGTCGCCGACGCGGCCCGGGAATCCCTGCGGGCCGGAAGTCGCTGA
- a CDS encoding ABC transporter ATP-binding protein, producing the protein MQQPSTDAAVAVSGLVKRYGGKTAVAGLDLTAARGDVTAVLGPNGAGKTTTVEICEGYRRPDAGTVRVLGRDPLADAAELRPRVGVMLQSGGVYPAARAEEMLRHIARLHAHPLDVVALIERLGLGSCGRTPYRRLSGGQQQRLALAMAIVGRPELVFLDEPTAGLDPQARRATWELIRELRADGVSVVLTTHHMDEAEQLSDKVAIIDGGRLLVEGAPDELCRGGAENTMRFTGRAGLDLGSLLKALPTETAALELAPGSYRITGEINPELLATVTTWCAQNGVLPEQMTVERRTLEDVFLELTGRDLRA; encoded by the coding sequence ATGCAACAGCCCTCCACCGACGCGGCCGTCGCGGTGTCCGGCCTCGTCAAGCGGTACGGCGGGAAGACCGCCGTGGCCGGGCTCGACCTGACCGCCGCCCGCGGCGACGTCACCGCCGTCCTCGGCCCCAACGGCGCGGGCAAGACGACCACCGTAGAGATCTGCGAGGGCTACCGCCGCCCGGATGCCGGCACCGTCCGCGTCCTCGGCCGCGACCCCCTCGCCGACGCCGCGGAGCTGCGGCCCCGGGTCGGCGTGATGCTGCAGTCCGGCGGCGTCTACCCGGCCGCCCGCGCCGAGGAGATGCTGCGGCATATCGCCCGGCTGCACGCCCACCCCCTCGACGTCGTCGCGCTGATCGAGCGGCTGGGCCTCGGCTCCTGCGGCCGGACCCCCTACCGCCGGCTCTCCGGCGGCCAGCAGCAGCGGCTCGCGCTGGCCATGGCCATCGTCGGCCGCCCCGAGCTGGTCTTCCTCGACGAGCCGACCGCGGGCCTCGACCCGCAGGCCCGCCGCGCCACCTGGGAGCTGATCCGCGAGCTGCGGGCAGACGGGGTGTCCGTGGTGCTCACCACCCACCACATGGACGAGGCGGAACAGCTCTCCGACAAGGTCGCGATCATCGACGGCGGCCGGCTGCTGGTCGAGGGCGCTCCCGACGAGCTGTGCCGCGGCGGCGCGGAGAACACCATGCGCTTCACCGGCCGCGCGGGGCTCGACCTCGGCTCGCTGCTGAAGGCGCTGCCGACGGAGACCGCGGCGCTGGAGCTGGCCCCGGGCTCGTACCGGATAACCGGCGAGATCAACCCGGAGCTGCTGGCCACGGTCACGACCTGGTGCGCGCAGAACGGGGTGCTGCCGGAGCAGATGACGGTGGAGCGGCGCACGCTGGAGGACGTCTTCTTGGAACTGACGGGAAGGGACCTGCGCGCATGA
- a CDS encoding ABC transporter permease: MNARQAGTGVYAPRPGAAPLRRMVAAQAGLETRLLLRNGEQVLLTMIIPAVLLLLFGTVDVVDTGPGQRVDFLAPGAIALAVLATAFTGQAIGTGFDRRYGVLKRLGASPLPRAGLMAAKAAAVLATIAVQLVLLTAIALALGWSPRGGAGGALAVVLLVALGTAAFSGLGLLMAGTLRAEATLAAANLVFVLLLVAGGVIVPLEKFPDGARAVLEVLPVAALSDGLRDVLQDGGGMPWGDLGLLAGWAVLGLGAAARFFRWE, translated from the coding sequence ATGAATGCTCGGCAGGCGGGGACCGGCGTGTACGCGCCGCGTCCCGGGGCGGCGCCGCTGCGCCGCATGGTCGCCGCGCAGGCGGGGCTGGAGACCCGGCTGCTCCTGCGCAACGGCGAGCAGGTGCTCCTCACCATGATCATCCCGGCGGTGCTGCTGCTCCTCTTCGGCACGGTCGACGTCGTCGACACCGGACCCGGCCAGCGCGTCGACTTCCTCGCCCCCGGCGCCATCGCGCTCGCCGTCCTGGCGACCGCCTTCACCGGCCAGGCCATCGGCACCGGCTTCGACCGCCGCTACGGCGTGCTGAAGCGGCTCGGCGCCTCACCGCTGCCGCGCGCCGGGCTGATGGCGGCGAAGGCGGCGGCGGTGCTGGCCACGATCGCCGTGCAACTCGTCCTCCTCACCGCCATCGCGCTGGCGCTCGGCTGGTCGCCGCGCGGCGGTGCCGGCGGTGCGCTCGCCGTGGTGCTGCTCGTCGCGCTGGGCACGGCCGCGTTCTCCGGCCTGGGGCTGCTGATGGCCGGCACGCTGCGCGCGGAGGCGACGCTCGCCGCGGCGAACCTCGTCTTCGTCCTGCTGCTGGTGGCGGGCGGCGTGATCGTGCCGCTGGAGAAGTTCCCCGACGGCGCCCGCGCGGTGCTCGAAGTGCTGCCCGTCGCGGCCCTGTCGGACGGCCTGCGGGACGTCCTCCAGGACGGCGGCGGCATGCCGTGGGGCGACCTGGGGCTGCTGGCCGGCTGGGCGGTGCTGGGACTCGGGGCCGCCGCGCGGTTCTTCCGCTGGGAGTGA
- the tal gene encoding transaldolase yields MTDALERLSGEGVAIWLDDLSRKRITSGNLAELIDESHVVGVTTNPTIFQKAISAGDGYDGQLRDLATRGVTVEEAVRMITTADVRDAADVLRPVFDATQGQDGRVSIEVDPRLAHHTAPTVAEAKQLAWLVDRPNMFVKIPATRAGLPAITEVLGKGISVNVTLIFSLERYREVMDAFLAGLEQAKAAGLDLAEIRSVASFFVSRVDTEVDKRLDALGTDEAKALRGKAAVANARLAYEAYEEVFSSDRWLALEKAGAHKQRPLWASTGVKDKAYKDTLYVDDLVAPGTVNTMPESTLHAVADHGGIEGDAVRGTYAGARADLDALDKLGISYGEVVGLLEDEGVEKFAKSWTDLLDSTREELDRRAPKGA; encoded by the coding sequence ATGACCGACGCACTCGAGCGCCTCTCCGGTGAAGGCGTCGCGATCTGGCTCGACGACCTGTCCCGCAAGCGCATCACGTCCGGCAACCTCGCCGAACTGATCGACGAGAGCCACGTCGTGGGCGTGACCACCAACCCCACGATCTTCCAGAAGGCCATCTCTGCGGGCGACGGCTACGACGGCCAGCTCAGGGACCTCGCCACCCGCGGCGTCACCGTCGAGGAGGCCGTCCGCATGATCACGACGGCCGACGTACGCGACGCGGCCGACGTGCTCCGCCCGGTGTTCGACGCCACCCAGGGGCAGGACGGCCGGGTCTCCATCGAGGTGGACCCGCGGCTCGCCCACCACACGGCCCCCACCGTCGCCGAGGCCAAGCAACTGGCCTGGCTGGTGGACCGGCCCAACATGTTCGTGAAGATCCCCGCCACCCGCGCCGGGCTGCCCGCCATCACGGAGGTGCTCGGCAAGGGCATCAGCGTCAACGTCACGCTGATCTTCTCCCTGGAGCGCTACCGGGAGGTAATGGACGCCTTCCTCGCCGGCCTGGAGCAGGCGAAGGCCGCGGGCCTGGACCTGGCGGAGATCCGCTCGGTCGCCTCGTTCTTCGTCTCCCGCGTGGACACCGAGGTCGACAAGCGGCTCGACGCCCTGGGCACCGACGAGGCGAAGGCGCTGCGCGGCAAGGCCGCCGTCGCCAACGCCCGGCTGGCGTACGAGGCGTACGAGGAGGTCTTCTCCTCGGACCGCTGGCTCGCGCTGGAGAAGGCGGGCGCCCACAAGCAGCGCCCCCTGTGGGCGTCGACGGGCGTGAAGGACAAGGCGTACAAGGACACGCTCTACGTGGACGACCTGGTCGCCCCGGGGACGGTCAACACGATGCCGGAGTCCACGCTGCACGCCGTCGCCGACCACGGCGGGATCGAGGGCGACGCGGTGCGCGGCACGTACGCCGGTGCGCGCGCCGACCTCGACGCCCTGGACAAGCTGGGCATCTCGTACGGCGAGGTGGTCGGCCTGCTGGAGGACGAGGGCGTGGAGAAGTTCGCGAAGTCCTGGACCGATCTGCTCGACTCCACCCGGGAAGAGCTCGACCGCCGTGCACCGAAGGGGGCGTAG
- a CDS encoding COX15/CtaA family protein, with product MLNPLAHIAERWTPTQQTVQRATLSALLMSIVIVVTGGAVRLTGSGLGCDTWPKCSDDSLLATSEMGVHGAIEFGNRLLTYVLCAAVGWAIVAARATKPWRRELTRLGWVQFWVVMGNAVLGGAAVLTELNPYTVAAHFLLATGLITITYLTWHRAREGDGGPDLLVGAVVRRLTRALVAMSVLLLAAGTVVTGTGPHAGDSSDVPRMGWISWDHAAKVHSFTAWAVVALTIAIWVTLKLVDGPPGPLSRTRDLFLVLMSQAVVGYAQYLTDVPEFLVMIHLFGSTLVWIAVLRVVVSLRHRPEAVPAEVPPPAVPAEARPVGSSAP from the coding sequence GTGCTGAACCCCCTCGCCCACATCGCCGAGCGCTGGACCCCGACGCAGCAGACGGTCCAGCGCGCGACGCTCTCCGCACTGCTGATGAGCATCGTCATCGTCGTCACCGGGGGCGCCGTCCGGCTGACCGGCTCCGGGCTCGGCTGCGACACCTGGCCCAAGTGCTCGGACGACAGCCTGCTGGCGACGTCCGAGATGGGCGTGCACGGCGCCATCGAGTTCGGCAACCGGCTGCTCACGTACGTGCTGTGCGCCGCCGTCGGCTGGGCCATCGTCGCCGCCCGCGCCACCAAGCCGTGGCGCCGCGAGCTGACGCGGCTGGGCTGGGTGCAGTTCTGGGTGGTCATGGGCAACGCCGTCCTCGGCGGCGCCGCGGTGCTCACCGAGCTGAACCCGTACACCGTCGCCGCGCACTTCCTGCTCGCCACCGGGCTGATCACGATCACGTACCTCACCTGGCACCGCGCCCGCGAGGGCGACGGCGGGCCGGACCTGCTCGTCGGCGCCGTGGTGCGCCGGCTGACCCGGGCGCTGGTGGCGATGTCCGTCCTGCTGCTGGCCGCCGGCACCGTCGTGACCGGCACCGGGCCGCACGCGGGCGACTCCAGCGACGTGCCCCGGATGGGGTGGATCAGTTGGGACCACGCGGCGAAGGTGCACTCGTTCACGGCGTGGGCGGTGGTCGCGCTGACCATCGCGATCTGGGTGACGCTGAAGCTCGTCGACGGCCCCCCGGGGCCGCTGTCCCGCACCCGGGACCTGTTCCTGGTGCTGATGTCGCAGGCCGTCGTCGGCTACGCGCAGTACCTGACCGACGTGCCCGAATTCCTGGTCATGATCCACCTGTTCGGTTCGACGCTGGTGTGGATCGCGGTGCTGCGGGTGGTGGTCTCGCTGCGGCACCGGCCGGAGGCCGTGCCCGCGGAGGTCCCGCCGCCGGCGGTGCCGGCGGAGGCACGGCCGGTGGGGTCCTCGGCGCCGTAG
- a CDS encoding non-heme iron oxygenase ferredoxin subunit has product MTDTTNATYVRACALSELEEDLPKRVDLGGTPVSVVLTGDEVFAIYDICSHANVSLSEGEVEDCQIECWLHGSTFDLRTGKPSGLPATRPVPVYPVKIEGDDVLVSVTQES; this is encoded by the coding sequence ATGACCGACACGACCAACGCGACGTACGTACGCGCCTGTGCGCTGAGCGAGCTGGAGGAGGACCTCCCCAAGCGGGTGGACCTCGGCGGCACGCCGGTGTCGGTCGTGCTCACCGGGGACGAGGTGTTCGCGATCTACGACATCTGCTCGCACGCGAACGTCTCGCTCTCCGAAGGCGAGGTGGAGGACTGCCAGATCGAGTGCTGGCTGCACGGCTCCACCTTCGACCTGCGTACCGGCAAGCCCTCCGGGCTGCCCGCGACGCGCCCCGTCCCCGTGTACCCCGTCAAGATCGAAGGGGACGACGTGCTCGTCTCCGTCACCCAGGAGTCCTGA
- a CDS encoding helix-turn-helix transcriptional regulator: MDPGGSTAKDQAAGPAAGAAVPGDGTRNRVARSILDHGPSTAADLAHRLELTPAAVRRHLDVLVAEGIVEPRDQRVYGTRGRGRPAKVFALTDCGRDAFDQAYDQLAADALRWIAQSAGGGVRGEAAVAAFARDRVAEQAERYAAELAGMPPESRVEALARLLSEDGYAATARSAPGAPGEQLCQHHCPVAHTAEQYPQLCEAETEVFSRLLGTHVQRLATIAHGDGVCTTFVPEIREHHARRQPPTSGRNPA; encoded by the coding sequence GTGGACCCGGGTGGGAGCACGGCGAAGGACCAGGCGGCCGGGCCGGCCGCCGGTGCTGCCGTGCCCGGTGACGGGACGCGCAACCGCGTGGCCCGCTCCATCCTCGACCACGGCCCGTCGACCGCCGCCGACCTCGCCCACCGGCTCGAACTCACCCCCGCCGCCGTCCGGCGGCACCTCGACGTGCTCGTCGCCGAGGGCATCGTGGAACCCCGCGACCAGCGGGTCTACGGGACCCGCGGGCGCGGCCGGCCGGCCAAGGTCTTCGCCCTGACCGACTGCGGCCGCGACGCCTTCGACCAGGCGTACGACCAGCTCGCCGCCGACGCACTGCGCTGGATCGCCCAGAGCGCGGGCGGCGGCGTGCGGGGGGAGGCGGCCGTCGCCGCCTTCGCCCGCGACCGGGTCGCCGAGCAGGCCGAGCGGTACGCCGCGGAGCTGGCCGGCATGCCGCCCGAGAGCCGGGTCGAGGCCCTTGCCCGGCTGCTCTCCGAGGACGGGTACGCTGCCACCGCGCGCAGCGCGCCCGGTGCCCCCGGCGAGCAGCTCTGTCAGCACCACTGCCCGGTGGCGCACACCGCCGAGCAATACCCGCAGCTCTGCGAGGCGGAGACCGAGGTCTTCTCCCGCTTGCTCGGCACCCATGTGCAGCGTCTGGCCACCATCGCCCACGGCGACGGGGTGTGTACGACGTTCGTCCCCGAAATCCGCGAGCACCACGCTCGCAGGCAGCCACCGACATCCGGGAGGAACCCCGCATGA
- a CDS encoding heme o synthase: MTAVESRPAGVLGQGTAHRPTGARVKAFVALTKPRIIELLLITTVPVMFLAAEGVPDLWLVLATCIGGYLSAGGANALNMYLDRDIDALMHRTEQRPLVTGMVRPAEGLAFGLALTVVSTVWFATLVNPLSAALALGANLFYVLVYTMLLKRRTSQNIVWGGIAGCMPVAIGWSAVTNSVSWASLILFLVMFFWTPPHYWPLSMKVKDDYARVKVPMLPVVASNKVVARQIVAYSWVMVAVSLLLWPLGYTGWFYPVVAAVLGAVWLREAHGLLRRAKSGVAGAKLKEMRLFHWSITYVSLLFIAVAVDPFLR, translated from the coding sequence GTGACGGCCGTCGAATCCCGACCCGCAGGGGTACTCGGGCAGGGCACTGCGCACCGGCCGACCGGTGCCCGGGTCAAGGCGTTCGTGGCGCTGACCAAGCCGCGCATCATCGAGCTGCTGCTCATCACCACCGTTCCGGTGATGTTCCTGGCCGCCGAGGGCGTGCCCGACCTGTGGCTGGTGCTCGCCACCTGTATCGGCGGCTACCTCTCGGCCGGCGGTGCCAACGCGCTGAACATGTACCTGGACCGGGACATCGACGCGCTCATGCACCGCACCGAGCAGCGGCCGCTGGTGACCGGGATGGTCCGGCCCGCAGAGGGGCTGGCCTTCGGCCTGGCCCTGACGGTGGTCTCGACCGTGTGGTTCGCCACACTCGTCAACCCGCTGTCGGCGGCGCTCGCGCTCGGCGCGAACCTCTTCTACGTTCTCGTCTACACGATGCTGCTGAAGCGGCGCACCTCGCAGAACATCGTCTGGGGCGGCATCGCCGGCTGCATGCCGGTCGCCATCGGCTGGTCCGCGGTGACGAACTCCGTCTCCTGGGCCTCGCTGATCCTCTTCCTGGTGATGTTCTTCTGGACGCCGCCGCACTACTGGCCGCTGTCGATGAAGGTCAAGGACGACTACGCGCGCGTCAAGGTGCCGATGCTGCCGGTGGTGGCGTCGAACAAGGTCGTGGCGCGGCAGATCGTCGCCTATAGCTGGGTGATGGTCGCCGTCTCCCTGCTGCTGTGGCCGCTGGGCTACACCGGCTGGTTCTACCCGGTGGTGGCCGCGGTGCTCGGCGCGGTGTGGCTGCGCGAGGCGCACGGGCTGCTGCGGCGGGCGAAGAGCGGGGTCGCGGGCGCGAAGCTCAAGGAGATGCGGCTCTTCCACTGGTCCATCACCTACGTGTCGCTGCTGTTCATCGCGGTGGCCGTGGACCCCTTCCTGCGCTGA
- the sufD gene encoding Fe-S cluster assembly protein SufD — MADAQKIPAGSTAAGSIAVAAESTVATRMSAPPSFDVADFPVPHGREEEWRFTPLERTRGLHDGSATATGDPQTAITAPDGVTVETVGRDDARLGRAGTPVDRIAAQAYSSFEKATVVTVPKDTQLTEPIRVSVHGEPRNGEAVVSYGHQLIELGAFAEAVVVIDHTGDAVLAENTEYVLGDGAKLTVVSVQDWADGAVHVAQQSALIGRDASFKSVIVTFGGDLVRLHPRAQYAGPGAEAELYGLYFTDAGQHQEHRLFVDHDAPHCRSNVAYKGALQGADAHAVWIGDVLIRKRAEGTDTYELNRNLVLTDGARVDSVPNLEIETGEIVGAGHASATGRFEDEQLFYLMARGIPADEARRLVVRGFFAELVQQIGIEDVEQRLIEKIEAELEASVA; from the coding sequence ATGGCCGACGCCCAGAAGATCCCGGCCGGCTCCACGGCCGCCGGAAGCATCGCGGTGGCCGCCGAGTCCACCGTCGCCACCAGGATGAGCGCCCCGCCGTCCTTCGACGTGGCCGACTTCCCGGTCCCGCACGGCCGGGAGGAGGAGTGGCGCTTCACCCCGCTGGAGCGGACCCGCGGCCTGCACGACGGCAGCGCCACCGCCACCGGCGACCCCCAGACGGCCATCACCGCGCCCGACGGCGTCACCGTCGAGACCGTCGGCCGCGACGACGCCCGGCTGGGCCGGGCCGGCACCCCGGTGGACCGGATCGCCGCCCAGGCGTACTCCTCGTTCGAGAAGGCCACGGTCGTGACCGTGCCGAAGGACACGCAGCTCACCGAGCCCATCCGGGTCTCGGTGCACGGGGAACCCCGGAACGGAGAGGCCGTCGTCTCGTACGGGCACCAGCTCATCGAGCTGGGGGCCTTCGCCGAGGCCGTCGTCGTCATCGACCACACCGGCGACGCGGTGCTCGCCGAGAACACCGAGTACGTGCTCGGCGACGGTGCCAAGCTCACCGTCGTCTCCGTGCAGGACTGGGCCGACGGGGCCGTGCACGTTGCCCAGCAGTCCGCGCTCATCGGCCGGGACGCCAGCTTCAAGTCCGTGATCGTCACCTTCGGCGGCGACCTGGTCCGGCTGCACCCCCGGGCGCAGTACGCGGGCCCGGGCGCCGAGGCCGAGCTGTACGGGCTGTACTTCACCGACGCGGGCCAGCACCAGGAGCACCGCCTGTTCGTCGACCACGACGCCCCGCACTGCCGGAGCAACGTGGCGTACAAGGGCGCGCTCCAGGGCGCCGACGCGCACGCCGTGTGGATCGGCGACGTGCTGATCCGCAAGCGCGCCGAGGGCACCGACACGTACGAGCTGAACCGCAACCTCGTGCTCACCGACGGCGCCCGCGTCGACTCGGTGCCCAACCTGGAGATCGAGACCGGCGAGATCGTCGGCGCGGGCCACGCGTCGGCCACCGGCCGCTTCGAGGACGAGCAGCTCTTCTACCTGATGGCCCGCGGCATCCCGGCCGACGAGGCCCGCCGGCTGGTCGTCCGCGGTTTCTTCGCCGAGCTGGTGCAGCAGATCGGTATCGAGGACGTCGAGCAGCGCCTGATCGAGAAGATCGAGGCCGAGCTGGAGGCGTCCGTGGCATGA